The nucleotide sequence tcctTCAGGGCAGATATCTTTTAGTCCAGACACtgctttaaatttgtttgtttgtttgtttgtttgtttgtttgtttgtttgtttgtttgtttgtttgtttgtttccttcAGGGCAGATATCTTTTACCCAAGTCTAAGACCCTacattaaatttgtttgtttgtttgtttgtttgtctgtctcctTCAGGTCAGATATCTTTTACCCAAGACCCtacatcaaatttatttatttgtttgtttgtctcctTCAGGTCAGATATCTTTTATTGAAATACCAGAGACCGAGGAAGAATGCTTGAATGATATTTTAGACAAGCCACCTTGTCTTGTGATACTTGGACAATCCTGTTATGCCAAGGCAGTGGTGGTCAATGAAATACTTGGAGAAAACATTTTACCACAGGATGACAATGCCGACCAACCAGGTAGCAGTTGTCGAATGCTACGATTTCAGTTTGGACCCAAGAGTAATGTGAGCATAGTGCTGCCAGATAGCTTTGAGCTTGTCAATGAAAATTTACATGACTATGATGTACATAGGACTACAATTGCCAAGGAAGACTTGGAATTGAAAGGAGAAGCGCAATTTGATCCTTATCTTAGACAATCGGTACTTGAGGTATGTCTAAATCATATGCTGTTTCAAGATGGTGCCCAGTTGGTTGTATCGCCATGTAACTGTATTGGTCAGAATATAGTTGAGACATACAGCAAGTGTGTGGAAGGTGTGCTTCCTATCGTTGTCTATGCATTAAGTAGCAACACCCTAACAACATCACAAATTCAAGACCTTCAGGACCTGCGGAATTCATCACCGGAAGTCCCAATATTTTTTGTACACGTCCAGCCTCCGGGTCTCAATGAACTAACAGAGTCTGCTAAAGACTGCTTCAAATCAGCACAGGCTCGTTTCAACTCAACGTCGCAAATGAACAATCATAATGGTGATGCAGACTATACAGCAGACATGCACTCCCACAGACAGACGGTATCTGAACAATTATGCGATATCGGGTACCtcaaaaaaatcacaaacaacATCAACGTACATGCTATGAAAAGCAAAAACTTTGATGACAGTAGTATGGTTGTAGAGAGTGAACTTGTagaaaattttgacaatttctcTACTATTCTGTTGTTTGTACGACACATACTTCAGTCTCATCTTGTAACCGTGGTTACAATTCTCAACAATGCTCATCTGCGCTGTCTGAAAATGTTCATTACAACTGCCTTTGACATGGCCAGAGATATGATGATAACTCCTAGGAGAATCCGATATGCCAAAGATAGGGAAATCAGCCTTTATGCATCACTCCTAGAAATTGCTAATAAAAAACAAGAGGAACTGAAAGATCTGATCATCCATACAGTGACGGGAATGAAGGAAGAGTTGCTTAAAGAAGCAGCTGACTTCATATTTGTAGGTAGGTAACTTTCTATGGTTTTATGCCATTGATATAAGGACTGTACCTCCATACATGAAGTCCATAATCATCCACTTGTGAAAACCATCTTTGAAAATTAGTTTTGCAATGAGCTCTGTCGGCCCTGTTGGCACACTGCCACTCTttgataaacatgtacatatatgtatcagGGCTCAAAATGAACTTTTTGCTTTGGTAGTCCTAATGTGCTACCagtttcagaaagtggtagcccaaggattgtaaCCTGTAGTccgatattcctgaactgaaaactgatttcctctattggttatatgtattattaaaatacttgcATGTctataaatcttccatcctcatcacataatcagtggttgcctgagtgggctaccagctgcaaactatggtagccccatgaccaGAATtagtagtctgtgggcatgggactactgttaatttcaagccctgatgtatgtacatattctTACATCTTGCAAACTCTGCAACAAGATGAGACATTTTGAACATCTAAAGTATATGCTTGATATATTAGTAAAATATGGCTGATTTTGTGATCTTATTGttgataaatgataaaatatggctGTTTTGATTGTATAGTTTTACCCTTGTACCAGGAATACATAGATGTTTCATTCAAACAGCTGTGGTCTGGAGGATATGATCTTTCTGTTGTAATAGGTAATGggtacaaaacatgtacaagtATCATTGGCCATAACCTTCATTATTCAACATTACAATTGATGATTTCAACTTTAACTGCCGCAGTTGTAATGCATATCACAAAATCAGTGAAACAGATCTGggaggaggctggtgagggtggAAAGggatgatgtatcttacagtttaaTGTGGAGGAAAACTGAGTAATGTTGTTATGGATTTTTGTCAGATGTCCATTTCACTTTTTTTGTAACACTCAAAAATACTATTTATGAGTACTCTAAGTAAGAGTGTAATTTCAACAAATGCTACTTATTTTATGTAGTAATTAGGTATACAGATTGAGGAGACCCAGATACACATAGATCTGTATTAAAAAATTTCATTGGAGAACACAAGTTAGGGATTACTTGTGgataaaaatttatattttctcAAAAGTATGTGCATGGTACATTTTGTAGacatgataatgtaatgtaaataactCATGATATTGCAAAGTTCGTGAACACAAACACTTTATCATTGTTACACGCAGGGTTGAGACATCTTGTGTACAATGTGTTGTGTACCTACCCCAGTAGATGATATTGAATCAGTGTGTCTAGTCTGTATATTTATAAAAGCAGACAGACATATTTTGGTGTACAAATACAAAGGATGCAGCTGTTTTGTACGTCTGTATCAATTTTAGGTCTTACACCACAGTGTAGTTATATAAATACATCATATTTTTTGATAATCAAAAGACATGATGACCTTAGATATATAAGTGACTTGTAGTTGGCATACGatacataatatattcacatacaaCAACATACACAGTCACTTTACAAAAGATAATTTCAGTATCATTTAGTCCATGCACAAGTAGTATGCTTATGTAACTTTCAATTATTCCTCTGTCatgaattgaaatatttgaaattttcagCATACATCATTTATATAGTAAAGTGTGTGAAAACATTAGTTTGGAGGATGGAAGGTGGACAATTTATGGAATGATTGGAAGCTAGTGATACTATTGCTAACCATAATTTGTActatgatataatatttattgattttgtcaCTAGCAGATCAATTATTAGAAGTgataaattatattatgtgtAAGTGTAAGTCTATTCCACCTGTTGTcatagtttacatgtatgtaccccccccccccccccaccttctGGTGATtacatatactacatacatgaGACATTCCCTGTTTAGTTCAGCTgttacatgttatatatatatgaatagttCAACAGATGTGCAAGTAACCATAGTTTAGTTCCAatatggtatcgttaccatttacacctccactcagttagagaccatgttggcatccagactaaagtaaccatagaaatatatatgtaatgtgaaATGTTGATTTGATGTCAACCAGTACACAATTGCAGCTTTCATATTGAAGGTAGTCTGGCTAACCTGTGTGGGCCATGTCCAGACAGAGGTACTCATCACCTTTCAACTTTATTCTGCAATGCCAAAAGTGTAGATCAGAGGTCTTACTACTAGTACAAGACTTGTGTGTATTGTAAGAAGCTGataatatatacagatatattttGAGTGTTAGACAAGGATTAAGGACTTCGATCACAGTTATACTTCCTATTTTAAATCTGATATTACACGTGCTAGCAGTAAAGCATTAATTCATTATGTAAAACACACATTAGAATGTCTGCATCCATCAATTCATCTATCAGTCTATCTCTCTACAGCCATATCTCAGACACTCACAACTCACTtgcaaccaaacctggcacaaatgtcggAGACTGTGGATGCTAATTATGCACACCACTTGTAATTTCATGAATAGAACAAAACTAGTATGATATATTTTGCTATAATATGGgatatctttgttattgtagcctggaatccatgcagattgggattttaaattttctttCCAATCCACATGGATTCCAAGCTATAGAAAGCGGCttctaaaatgaaacaaattgtaATCACATTGTCTTGCTTATCAAAGTATACATtggcaaaatacaaaatgttattATCTCAAATATTTCAAGGTTCTTATTCATGAGTCGATTTATTTTTTGATTCTATGTATACCTATTAGAGCTTGCATTATTTTTtgattttgtgtatatttggttTAAAATGTGACAATCACCGTTTCATTTATATGTTAACTCTAAATAATCTGTGAAATGTTGTTGGTAGGGATAGAACTGAAGGAGAATGAAGGCAGTCCACAGTCCAAAGATGTTAAGAAATGTACAATGCAGATCCAAGATATGGTGCTAGGTAGGCTGAATAATGCAGTGGCTGGTAAACTTATTGGTTCTGTCAACTGTTTGAGGGACAGTTATGTTGGAACATTATCAAGATGTTTGGAAAGTCTTGAAAGAAGTGAAGTGGAACTAGAACCATCAGCCAGTCTTGCTCTGAAACAGGTAAGAAAAGATTGTCAACCTGTGTCCTGTTAAATGGAGACAAGTGAAAAGAGTGGCTATCTTGACCAAGTTGGTTtttgtgttgaaatatttaaagtACTGCCTTCAATTTCATATCTAGTAATTGTTGATTTCAATTAGACGTCAATTGTGATGATGATGGCTCGGAATTCGATGAGGGACTCCACCTTTAGGTAAAGAGTCCATTTAATAGCTTTCTTCACTATGTAGCTAACTTTGCatcatgcaaatgatatgcaaatgtggaCTCGATCGTTCATTACACTTGAAATTGTGTGATCGCACtgtatgattttatattttatagaaatttgctgtttcagataaacagatatatgtaataataacagaaccccataccTTGTGAGTGCTAGTGTAGACACTCGGGGGTATTTACACtcgtacttgcagtgttttctgctgcactttcacttgctgcTTTAAAAGTATGGGCGCAGAGAACGGTGCAATCActtgcaaataccctgagtatgccacacttaaACTCACttatcatggggttctgtcatattattggCTGACAGTATGAACACTTTGGTGGGGTTACGGATACTTTGTATAAACTTACTTTGAATTACATTATCACAGATGCCAATTCTTACCAAGAAACATGCAGCTGCAGAACTTTACCTTGaattatttgaaaacaatacactataatattatatatattacaagtATTATATTCAGTGATTTTCACAATCCTGCCACAGCATGTTGTGTTTCTACATATGTTTAGGAATGAGAAATGTTGAATCAAGTCCAGAATGTTTTGTATTCCACTCACTCTAACCATAGACAATTGTCTATTGTCTATGCTCTAACATGTAACTTTGTTATTTCAATACATGCATTCACCTTCTGCCATTTCTGTATTACCATGACAAAGCAGATTAATAGAGGGCAATCCTTGGAGCAACTAtagtattatgtaaattatacacatgtataaagGCTAGAACTACCATGGATATATTAAGGgaaatacatccatggtaccGTACTACAGAGGCAAGACTATGACAC is from Glandiceps talaboti chromosome 1, keGlaTala1.1, whole genome shotgun sequence and encodes:
- the LOC144438226 gene encoding dual serine/threonine and tyrosine protein kinase-like; the protein is MAASLPSEFGKFERYRRNVGQILGDTKGAFEEITSSGHFEPGQISFIEIPETEEECLNDILDKPPCLVILGQSCYAKAVVVNEILGENILPQDDNADQPGSSCRMLRFQFGPKSNVSIVLPDSFELVNENLHDYDVHRTTIAKEDLELKGEAQFDPYLRQSVLEVCLNHMLFQDGAQLVVSPCNCIGQNIVETYSKCVEGVLPIVVYALSSNTLTTSQIQDLQDLRNSSPEVPIFFVHVQPPGLNELTESAKDCFKSAQARFNSTSQMNNHNGDADYTADMHSHRQTVSEQLCDIGYLKKITNNINVHAMKSKNFDDSSMVVESELVENFDNFSTILLFVRHILQSHLVTVVTILNNAHLRCLKMFITTAFDMARDMMITPRRIRYAKDREISLYASLLEIANKKQEELKDLIIHTVTGMKEELLKEAADFIFVGIELKENEGSPQSKDVKKCTMQIQDMVLGRLNNAVAGKLIGSVNCLRDSYVGTLSRCLESLERSEVELEPSASLALKQILNAAYQVEVHVNTSSSIVRIILEKMKQVIRAMPWNTPPKLDAEWKMKVAAEMIDSLSESKLAKNICSQFRTRLNSSHDAFNQSMNQLEAKHSGRLEKTEEQRMKVRKVHAPKLARLSLESTSLKDVVLHGMPQMGREIGRGQYGVVYACDSWGSFSPCALKSVVPPDDKHWNDLALEFHYTRTIPEHDRIVALRGSVIDIGFGSGPAVLLIMDRLQRDLYAAIKMGLDLASRLQVAIDVVDGIRYLHSQGLVHRDIKLKNVLLDKHNRAKITDLGFCKPEAMMSGSVVGTPIHMAPELFTGRYDNSVDVYAFGILFWYISAGHVRLPSSYEQCASKDHLWNAVRRGVRPERLSQFDEESWKLMQSCWASEPLRRPLLGDVHTVLQRMHERASRQPVMTTKQSHPAHMRKMDKKYRLT